A DNA window from Trypanosoma brucei brucei TREU927 chromosome 10, whole genome shotgun sequence contains the following coding sequences:
- a CDS encoding transporter, putative codes for MASQGETVSSPICVSNRIASTGLVGLEVGATSPVRDRAHQGGARVRLDRGLRECEDAGEVPCFNTRIGAKTTLSAISELLELKTDAGLSLTEAQECLVRRINFIRRHYIYLHAAYIMLIALTGATALCYTEDNLAFVDALFAAMSAVCCCGLSTVEVAEWKAETHAFLHVMMLAGGAILTSAYQPLLRLWAVSKLCPMLEGDTKDSDGGNALGGNYLSKSMRLWYASALCVVTTLMYVILVHISLAFFLGMFNRSNLRVPDVVLLAVASFHGAIFTPMEPYVDDPAVVAVASVGCALGFTMFPVLLRCFLRMEWFFFSGVKRLFSSFRQTSTVRQRSLFPADNGEEAALLGCVDVPLKKGAKEGEFEGGVKGYSTWDRAFCDILKSKQPASMHTFLFDLRETVYLGVAWVVITVIAAAPFWFQQWSGDGLLAPYSAPYKVFLALCQAAIVRFGGASFLSCLDYSDSHIAITIMAMYVPPIPVPTYRVYKKWKSVPLAYAIRPFTSRKFWLFVAVFCILIFEEEWPDGPDAPYYDMITRTMFEVVSAFSGCGLSLPPRWSALSFSGTLGVFSKLVIVAVMFAGRHYTVDFSIDIGFNSLP; via the coding sequence ATGGCCAGTCAAGGAGAAACGGTTTCTTCTCCGATCTGTGTATCAAACAGGATCGCATCAACTGGTCTTGTAGGTTTGGAGGTGGGCGCCACTTCACCCGTGAGGGACCGGGCACACCAGGGCGGTGCGCGTGTGAGGTTGGACCGAGGACTCAGGGAGTGTGAGGATGCTGGTGAGGTTCCTTGCTTTAACACTCGGATTGGGGCGAAGACCACTCTGTCGGCCATATCGGAACTACTTGAGTTGAAAACCGATGCTGGACTCTCCCTCACAGAAGCACAGGAGTGTCTTGTTCGGCGGATCAACTTTATAAGGAGGCATTACATCTATTTGCATGCAGCATATATAATGCTGATTGCTCTTACTGGGGCCACTGCGCTATGTTACACCGAGGACAATCTGGCCTTCGTCGACGCCCTGTTCGCAGCAATGTCTGCCGTGTGCTGCTGTGGGCTGAGCACTGTGGAGGTTGCAGAATGGAAAGCGGAAACGCATGCCTTCCTCCACGTAATGATGCTGGCAGGTGGGGCGATCTTAACAAGTGCCTACCAACCCCTGCTCCGGTTGTGGGCGGTTAGTAAACTCTGCCCGATGCTCGAAGGAGACACAAAGGATTCTGATGGTGGAAACGCGCTTGGAGGCAATTACCTGAGTAAATCAATGCGGTTGTGGTACGCGTCCGCATTGTGTGTCGTCACGACGCTTATGTATGTGATCCTCGTGCACATAAGCCTAGCGTTCTTTCTCGGAATGTTCAATCGATCAAATTTGAGGGTTCCCGATGTTGTTCTGCTGGCGGTTGCCTCCTTTCATGGCGCTATCTTTACTCCCATGGAGCCCTATGTCGATGACCCGGCAGTTGTAGCGGTGGCCAGCGTCGGCTGTGCACTGGGGTTTACGATGTTTCCCGTGCTGCTGCGCTGTTTCCTGCGCATGGAGTGGTTTTTCTTCAGCGGTGTGAAACGGCTTTTTTCCAGCTTCAGACAGACGTCAACTGTACGACAACGAAGTCTCTTTCCTGCGGATAATGGTGAGGAGGCGGCGCTCCTCGGTTGCGTTGACGTGCCACTGAAGAAAGGTGCTAAGGAAGGCGAGTTCGAAGGTGGAGTTAAGGGATACAGCACGTGGGACAGGGCTTTCTGCGACATCTTAAAAAGCAAGCAACCCGCGTCGATGCACACATTTTTGTTCGACCTGAGGGAGACTGTCTACTTGGGCGTTGCTTGGGTGGTCATCACAGTTATAGCGGCGGCCCCCTTTTGGTTTCAGCAGTGGAGTGGCGATGGCCTACTGGCTCCATATTCAGCACCATACAAAGTGTTTCTTGCTCTCTGCCAGGCTGCTATCGTTCGGTTTGGTGGTGCATCTTTTCTATCGTGCTTGGACTACAGTGACTCTCACATTGCGATTACGATAATGGCGATGTATGTGCCTCCCATACCTGTTCCGACGTATCGTGTCTATAAGAAATGGAAGTCGGTTCCTCTTGCGTACGCCATCAGACCATTCACCTCGCGCAAATTTTGGTTATTTGTTGCCGTATTTTGTATTCTTATCTTTGAGGAGGAGTGGCCAGATGGTCCGGACGCTCCTTACTACGACATGATAACCCGAACAATGTTTGAGGTTGTGAGTGCCTTCTCGGGTTGTGGATTATCACTTCCTCCACGGTGGTCAGCACTCTCTTTTAGTGGGACACTGGGTGTTTTCAGTAAACTCGTGATAGTGGCGGTAATGTTTGCTGGCCGCCACTATACTGTGGATTTCAGCATTGATATTGGTTTCAATTCGCTGCCGTGA
- a CDS encoding prohibitin, putative, which produces MSRAPPPPDFSRIAAEIRKRLGNFGDIAGLTALVGFGGLVCAGLYKSIYFVDGGCCAVKFNAITGLKNRTYGEGANFAIPFLETPVVFDIRNKPTEVLTATGSRDLQTVNLAVRVLYQPHVSALPDIYRNVGMEYAETVLPSLVNEIIRAVIAQFNASDLLVKRPEVSNRIGVMLAERAKRFHIDITDVSITQMSFGKEYTSAVEAKQVAQQMAERAKWRVEQAEQEKEGAILLAKGEAEAAKLIGMAVQKNPAFITLRSLEASRTIADLMRQKGSGSFYIDSDTLSLNTQTIGH; this is translated from the coding sequence aTGTCCCGGGCACCTCCACCACCGGATTTTTCACGAATTGCTGCTGAAATCCGCAAGAGGTTGGGTAATTTTGGTGATATCGCAGGGCTTACAGCTCTGGTCGGTTTTGGGGGATTGGTTTGTGCAGGTTTGTACAAATCCATTTACTTCGTTGATGGCGGCTGCTGCGCGGTCAAGTTTAATGCCATCACAGGTCTGAAAAACCGAACGTACGGCGAGGGAGCCAACTTCGCCATCCCGTTTCTTGAAACTCCTGTTGTGTTCGATATCCGAAATAAGCCAACAGAAGTGCTGACTGCAACTGGGAGTCGTGACCTGCAGACGGTCAACTTGGCTGTACGTGTCCTCTACCAGCCGCACGTGAGCGCCCTCCCCGACATATACCGTAACGTTGGAATGGAATATGCAGAAACTGTGTTGCCATCGCTGGTGAACGAGATTATTCGCGCCGTAATAGCACAGTTCAACGCCTCGGATTTGCTGGTGAAGCGCCCGGAGGTGAGCAACCGGATTGGGGTAATGTTGGCCGAACGTGCCAAGCGGTTTCATATTGACATTACGGATGTCTCCATTACCCAAATGAGTTTTGGTAAGGAATACACGAGTGCTGTAGAGGCGAAACAGGTCGCCCAGCAGATGGCGGAACGAGCGAAGTGGCGTGTTGAACAAGCGgaacaggaaaaggaaggcgCAATTTTGTTGGCGAAGGGTGAAGCGGAGGCGGCCAAGCTTATTGGAATGGCCGTGCAGAAGAACCCAGCCTTTATTACGCTGCGAAGCCTTGAGGCGTCCAGGACTATTGCCGATCTCATGCGACAGAAGGGGTCTGGAAGCTTCTACATCGACAGTGATACCTTGTCTCTGAACACCCAAACTATTGGACATTAG